Below is a window of Candidatus Aminicenantes bacterium DNA.
TGGACGGGATCGAGGCCGCGGCACGCATCCGCGCCGAGGGGAGCGGCGTCCCGATCATCTTCATGTCCGGCTATCCCCAGGACGAAGCCTTCCTGGCGCGGGTCCGGCCTCTCCACCCGCTCGCCTGCCTGGACAAGCCGATCATCTTCGAAGAGCTGCTGGCCGCGCTCGACGCTCTCCCGGCCTCTTGAACGACTCCCGCTTCTGGGCTAGCATGGACGCAAAGCCCATGACCCGCACCGAAAGCCTCCTCAAGTCCCTCGAGCTCATCCGCGACCTGGCCCTCAAGACCGACTCGCT
It encodes the following:
- a CDS encoding histidine kinase, whose amino-acid sequence is DGIEAAARIRAEGSGVPIIFMSGYPQDEAFLARVRPLHPLACLDKPIIFEELLAALDALPAS